In one Methanobrevibacter arboriphilus genomic region, the following are encoded:
- a CDS encoding ABC1 kinase family protein produces MNIIKRGNNTNLRRLNEILKVFSKYEFGFVIERIGLKHKIPFFGHSNKYESLEELDDSLPVRLRKTLQELGPAYIKLGQMISTRPDLVGESIASEFSKMQSDNPTVEFLEIKKIVEEELDSPIDDIFDIFYETPLSAASIGQVHVAKLKNGPYVAVKIQKPDIENVIKSDLAIMKFLAKRIDQYIPRAKPYNFPIIIKEFERSILKEIDYNQELNNMEHFKKIFDDDETVHVPKAYSEFSTKRVLTMEYVNGEKISDVILSEGIYDKKLIAQRGMKSYFKQIIDHGFFHADPHPSNIYILKGNIVCYIDFGMMGFLDNEFRENLTELFVYFIEKNVKGMINQLSYMGILNNRVNKKNLSYDLMDLMNKYYGVELKGVHGGMMDLISVMRDYEVTMPREFVLISKGISMLEETGIELDPNFDTISTLEPYVRKITVRRLSPFRLVKFIKDNIFEIEHILKTLPLNISKTLYKLEEGKLLIELEHKNLEKMINRISISMILSALLIGSSLVILSDKGFMIFGLPFLGIIGFIFSAILGLWLIIYTLRGKNY; encoded by the coding sequence ATGAACATAATTAAAAGGGGAAACAATACAAATCTAAGAAGATTAAATGAGATTCTGAAAGTTTTCAGCAAATATGAGTTTGGTTTTGTAATTGAGAGAATAGGTCTAAAACACAAGATTCCATTTTTTGGGCATTCTAATAAATATGAATCATTAGAGGAACTTGATGATTCATTGCCCGTAAGATTAAGAAAAACATTACAGGAATTAGGTCCTGCATATATCAAATTAGGACAGATGATAAGTACTCGTCCTGATTTGGTTGGAGAATCGATTGCATCTGAGTTTTCTAAAATGCAGTCTGATAATCCAACTGTAGAATTTTTAGAAATAAAAAAAATTGTTGAAGAAGAATTAGATAGTCCTATAGATGATATATTTGATATATTTTATGAAACTCCTTTGTCTGCTGCATCTATTGGTCAAGTTCATGTAGCTAAATTGAAAAATGGTCCTTATGTTGCAGTTAAAATTCAAAAACCAGATATTGAAAATGTAATAAAAAGTGACTTAGCTATAATGAAATTTTTAGCTAAAAGAATTGACCAATATATTCCAAGAGCTAAGCCTTATAATTTTCCCATTATAATTAAGGAATTTGAAAGGTCAATTTTAAAAGAAATTGATTATAATCAAGAATTAAATAATATGGAGCATTTTAAAAAGATATTTGATGATGATGAAACAGTTCATGTTCCAAAAGCATATTCTGAATTTTCAACTAAACGGGTACTTACTATGGAATATGTTAATGGGGAAAAGATTTCTGATGTTATATTGTCAGAAGGAATTTACGATAAAAAATTAATAGCCCAAAGAGGAATGAAATCTTACTTTAAACAGATTATAGATCATGGTTTTTTCCATGCAGATCCACATCCATCTAATATTTATATTTTGAAAGGTAATATTGTTTGTTATATTGATTTTGGAATGATGGGATTTCTTGATAATGAGTTTCGTGAAAATTTAACTGAATTATTCGTATATTTTATTGAAAAGAATGTTAAAGGAATGATTAATCAGTTATCTTATATGGGAATATTAAACAATCGTGTAAATAAGAAGAATTTAAGCTATGATTTAATGGATCTAATGAATAAATATTATGGAGTAGAATTAAAGGGAGTTCATGGTGGAATGATGGATTTAATATCTGTTATGAGGGATTATGAAGTTACTATGCCAAGAGAATTTGTTTTAATCTCTAAAGGCATTTCAATGTTAGAAGAAACAGGTATAGAATTAGATCCAAATTTTGATACAATATCAACACTTGAACCATATGTTCGTAAAATAACGGTTAGAAGATTAAGCCCATTTAGATTAGTTAAGTTTATTAAAGATAATATTTTTGAAATTGAGCATATATTAAAGACACTCCCATTAAATATATCTAAAACACTTTATAAGTTAGAAGAAGGCAAGCTACTTATTGAGTTAGAGCATAAAAATTTAGAAAAAATGATTAATAGAATTTCAATTTCAATGATTTTATCAGCATTGCTTATTGGATCTTCACT